In Calditrichota bacterium, a single window of DNA contains:
- a CDS encoding efflux RND transporter periplasmic adaptor subunit, protein MKKLIVILLTGWLLLIGCQPHDHEHEQSATETEVPAIAITQWTEKMEIFMEYETAFVGNEIKFIIHLTTMADFQPVREGKVFLNFKSSSGSNISIEKDELLREGIFTPVKIFETAGDYQFSIRYQGDKASESFSIGNFSVYQTLADIPASEEEDAGEEISYLKEQQWKTSFATEVAQVRPIKSSVGVVGEVRVRPASYAEIVSPVEGIISIAEAKRLVKPGQKISIGQTMAVIVPPLVAQNSWAKIYLDYEQSKAEYERAQRLKDRAAISDRDFEQAKRNYEINKAGFSNYFDSDGSSLRFDSKNNQFLITAPISGIVSDVSILPGQKIDRHQKLFSIVDSDMVWLKLDVFAEHAKNLTDISGASINIPGNDKKINLDSDDIKLISRGEMIDPQKRTLILWLEAKNYDRKFLIGQTFSAQIYTNPEQNMLTVPLSAVYDDNSKKVIFIHSSGESFEKRELETGPIHQDYISILKGVSTGERVVSLGGYQVKLASISEEIGHPHAH, encoded by the coding sequence ATGAAAAAATTAATTGTAATTTTGCTAACAGGTTGGTTGCTGCTAATCGGCTGTCAACCGCATGATCATGAGCACGAACAATCTGCTACTGAAACGGAAGTTCCTGCTATTGCTATAACTCAATGGACAGAAAAGATGGAAATCTTTATGGAGTATGAAACGGCTTTTGTGGGTAATGAGATTAAATTCATTATCCATTTAACTACTATGGCTGATTTTCAACCGGTTCGTGAAGGTAAAGTCTTTCTTAATTTTAAAAGTTCCAGTGGATCAAATATCTCCATTGAAAAAGATGAACTTTTACGCGAAGGTATTTTTACACCTGTTAAGATATTTGAAACAGCGGGTGATTATCAGTTCAGCATCCGTTACCAGGGTGATAAGGCAAGTGAGTCTTTTTCAATAGGAAATTTTAGTGTATATCAAACATTGGCTGATATTCCTGCAAGTGAAGAAGAAGATGCCGGGGAAGAGATCAGTTATCTGAAAGAGCAACAGTGGAAAACATCTTTTGCAACAGAAGTCGCTCAGGTGCGCCCAATTAAATCTTCTGTTGGGGTTGTGGGAGAAGTTAGGGTACGACCAGCTTCATACGCGGAAATTGTATCTCCGGTAGAAGGGATAATAAGCATTGCTGAAGCAAAAAGGCTGGTTAAGCCAGGACAAAAAATAAGTATTGGCCAAACTATGGCCGTTATTGTTCCACCATTAGTAGCCCAGAATAGCTGGGCAAAAATATATCTCGATTATGAACAATCCAAAGCAGAGTATGAAAGAGCGCAGCGTTTAAAAGATAGAGCGGCAATCTCTGACCGGGACTTTGAGCAGGCAAAACGAAATTATGAAATAAACAAAGCAGGATTTTCAAATTATTTTGATTCTGATGGTAGTAGTTTACGTTTTGATTCAAAGAATAACCAGTTCTTAATTACAGCGCCAATTAGTGGAATTGTTTCAGATGTATCCATTTTGCCTGGCCAGAAAATAGACCGTCATCAAAAACTATTCAGCATTGTTGATTCGGATATGGTGTGGTTAAAGTTAGACGTGTTTGCGGAACATGCCAAAAATCTTACAGATATTTCCGGTGCCTCAATCAATATCCCTGGCAATGATAAAAAGATAAATCTTGATAGTGATGACATAAAGCTGATTAGCCGTGGCGAGATGATTGATCCGCAAAAAAGGACGCTTATTCTCTGGCTGGAAGCAAAAAATTATGACCGAAAATTTTTAATTGGACAAACTTTTAGTGCGCAAATTTATACAAATCCGGAGCAGAACATGCTGACCGTTCCTTTGTCTGCTGTCTATGATGATAATTCGAAAAAAGTAATATTTATTCACTCTTCCGGTGAATCTTTTGAAAAACGTGAATTGGAAACGGGTCCGATACATCAGGATTATATTTCTATTTTAAAAGGTGTTTCTACCGGTGAAAGGGTTGTTAGTCTTGGTGGGTATCAGGTAAAGTTGGCTTCCATTTCGGAAGAAATTGGTCACCCACATGCACACTAA
- a CDS encoding TolC family protein: protein MSIRSFLIFLLIAGNLFAQGKQISLAITDLPELLVKTSPQQSLINARQAIIKAQGDEALQWSNPEFSYDQEYVENNGNKETEKLAYVSKTFSLPWNYWQRRSIWRANLEAAKLNMEQDSKQLLASVRTGYIKVGLLKKLSEQQINLKEVFKNLKQAAHSQSEEGAISKMEARLLAMSIFGLEGDLLLTQKENSLALSSLKQILGFDSSDDIILSTSIPFLKIDTDIFEETELTKNHPGLKAAQLRLSALEQRITLEKSRILPSITLHGGYKKIDPGWKGYTFGLSIPLPLLNWNGPQIEKQKIVHHMQMTENALYSQKIRSQIVNLVETVKRQAELLQEYGNEQSNNTLVEDILAAYKEGTMSLAEFLNAIQIYREGSKQYTEQLTEYYQAVFELEALYGQQLVTF, encoded by the coding sequence GTGTCCATCCGAAGCTTTTTAATATTTTTATTAATAGCTGGCAACTTGTTTGCACAAGGAAAGCAAATTTCATTGGCTATTACAGATTTGCCAGAATTGCTTGTAAAAACAAGTCCACAGCAAAGCTTGATTAATGCTCGACAAGCTATAATCAAAGCTCAAGGCGATGAAGCTCTACAATGGTCAAATCCTGAGTTCAGCTATGATCAAGAATACGTTGAAAACAATGGAAACAAAGAAACAGAAAAATTGGCTTATGTAAGCAAAACATTTAGCCTGCCATGGAATTACTGGCAACGACGCAGCATATGGCGAGCTAATCTTGAAGCCGCAAAGTTAAACATGGAACAAGACTCGAAACAGTTGCTGGCATCTGTCCGCACGGGATATATAAAAGTAGGATTGTTAAAGAAGTTATCTGAACAACAAATAAATCTAAAAGAAGTTTTTAAAAACCTTAAACAGGCTGCCCACTCACAAAGCGAGGAAGGTGCAATTTCAAAAATGGAAGCTCGGCTGCTGGCCATGAGTATCTTTGGATTGGAAGGTGATTTATTACTTACACAAAAGGAAAATAGCCTCGCATTAAGTTCTTTGAAACAGATATTGGGTTTTGATTCTTCAGACGATATTATTCTAAGCACATCAATCCCATTTTTAAAAATTGATACAGATATTTTTGAAGAGACTGAATTAACAAAAAACCATCCCGGATTAAAAGCTGCTCAGCTAAGGCTATCCGCATTGGAACAAAGAATTACACTTGAAAAAAGCCGAATCTTACCTTCAATAACGTTGCATGGCGGATATAAAAAAATAGATCCGGGCTGGAAGGGTTATACTTTTGGCCTGTCTATACCGTTGCCGCTTTTAAATTGGAATGGCCCGCAAATTGAAAAACAAAAAATAGTTCATCATATGCAGATGACAGAAAACGCTCTTTACAGTCAAAAAATACGATCACAAATTGTTAACCTGGTTGAGACAGTTAAGAGGCAAGCGGAATTATTGCAGGAATATGGGAATGAACAGTCTAACAACACTCTTGTTGAGGACATATTAGCTGCTTATAAAGAAGGAACAATGTCTCTGGCCGAATTCCTTAATGCAATACAAATTTATCGCGAAGGCAGCAAACAATATACAGAACAGCTGACCGAATACTATCAGGCAGTATTTGAATTAGAAGCCTTGTATGGCCAACAACTTGTAACATTTTAA
- a CDS encoding superoxide dismutase, producing the protein MKQTFVNKFVLFLLLIFILSNSSLFAHCQIPCGIYGDQMRIMILKEHVTTIEKSMNKIIELSKAESINYNQLVRWVNNKDQHAQEMQDIVTAYFLTQRIKPVDLTDKEAYKSYSEKTTTLQQILFYAMKTKQTTDLKHGAKLTELIDQFSKSYFSAEDLKHLKEHK; encoded by the coding sequence ATGAAGCAAACATTTGTAAACAAATTTGTATTATTTTTATTATTGATTTTTATTCTCAGCAATTCTTCTTTATTTGCACATTGCCAAATACCATGCGGTATTTACGGTGACCAAATGCGCATAATGATATTAAAAGAACATGTTACTACAATTGAAAAATCAATGAACAAAATTATAGAATTATCTAAAGCTGAAAGCATTAATTATAATCAATTAGTTCGCTGGGTGAATAACAAAGATCAGCATGCTCAGGAAATGCAGGATATAGTTACTGCTTATTTTCTAACACAGAGAATTAAACCGGTTGATTTAACTGACAAAGAAGCATATAAAAGCTATTCTGAGAAGACTACAACGCTCCAACAAATACTGTTTTATGCAATGAAAACAAAGCAAACAACAGATCTGAAGCATGGCGCTAAGTTAACAGAATTGATCGATCAGTTTTCCAAATCATATTTTAGTGCTGAAGATTTAAAACATCTTAAAGAACACAAATAA
- a CDS encoding TolC family protein, with the protein MALKMTVFLIIVLSLPLLAQKETQLLKLNDVLEIANKNNPALKNAKLDLKKSKEMQWSGLGLDNPKLMFMQEGIESSSYNGFAERQIGIQQNIDFPLKSYFRTASLIRAKKASKALVDYQQNKLRANVKIAYTKVLYAKRLQKLQQKELEIADRLHRISDSRFKSGDASELEFMRTEIRLSESKNALEEAANIYHATRYNLFETIGLDAEEQRYSLEFYDTLLFKDPNFDEEDLFVNSMKQPILIAVEHQIQSAKNKKYEVGSSFFPDISLNLYKQDFGNGYDFVGFEAGFSIPLWFFSNQAVDLSSAKVRYAKAVNEKHKINLQIKKEIELAWHNYKKNQVILTRYDSKILDRVNQLMQATVKGYELGEIDLLNLLDTQRTFINSRKNYFKVLRDYYISLIELEQFTDNELVYN; encoded by the coding sequence ATGGCACTCAAAATGACTGTTTTTTTAATAATCGTTTTATCACTCCCTTTGTTGGCACAAAAAGAAACTCAGCTATTAAAATTAAATGATGTGCTGGAGATTGCCAATAAAAATAATCCAGCCCTTAAGAATGCAAAACTAGATTTAAAAAAATCAAAAGAAATGCAATGGAGCGGTCTTGGATTAGATAATCCTAAGCTTATGTTTATGCAGGAAGGTATTGAGAGTTCATCTTATAATGGTTTCGCCGAACGGCAAATCGGAATCCAGCAAAATATTGACTTCCCGTTAAAAAGCTATTTTCGCACGGCAAGTCTCATTCGTGCAAAAAAGGCTTCAAAAGCACTTGTTGATTACCAACAAAATAAACTAAGGGCGAACGTAAAAATAGCTTATACGAAAGTTTTATATGCAAAGAGATTACAGAAATTACAGCAAAAGGAGCTTGAAATTGCTGACCGGTTACATCGCATTTCAGATAGTCGCTTTAAATCCGGCGATGCATCCGAGCTTGAGTTTATGAGAACCGAAATTCGTCTTTCAGAAAGTAAGAATGCCCTGGAAGAGGCCGCTAATATTTATCATGCTACGCGATATAATTTATTTGAAACGATAGGTTTAGACGCTGAAGAACAAAGATATTCATTAGAGTTTTATGATACATTACTTTTTAAGGATCCGAATTTTGATGAAGAAGACCTTTTCGTCAATTCGATGAAACAACCTATACTTATAGCTGTCGAACATCAGATTCAATCAGCGAAAAATAAAAAATATGAAGTAGGCAGCTCTTTCTTTCCTGATATCTCCTTAAACCTTTATAAACAAGATTTTGGCAACGGCTATGATTTTGTTGGTTTTGAGGCCGGGTTTTCGATCCCGCTTTGGTTTTTCAGTAACCAGGCGGTTGATCTATCTTCAGCAAAAGTACGTTACGCGAAGGCTGTAAATGAAAAACATAAAATTAACCTGCAAATTAAGAAAGAAATTGAGCTTGCCTGGCACAATTATAAAAAAAATCAGGTTATACTTACACGTTATGATTCTAAAATTCTCGATCGGGTAAATCAACTTATGCAGGCTACCGTAAAAGGATATGAGTTGGGTGAGATCGATTTGCTAAACTTGCTCGATACTCAAAGAACGTTTATAAATAGCCGGAAAAATTATTTTAAAGTTTTGCGTGATTACTATATAAGCTTAATCGAACTAGAACAATTTACTGACAACGAACTGGTTTATAATTGA
- a CDS encoding efflux RND transporter periplasmic adaptor subunit: protein MRFLKMIKLLSLALLVTIISCGQNETAVEKEVETLPPSMRSDDEGLINYVTLTNEQAENLKIKTEVVQKSFAVYPINASAVVEPSPDHVSIISAPIEGLIVKIYAHKGDPVKKGQVLLELESLEFADLIASLIRSSAEEKFRKNNFQRMQSLYDQKIKSRRELEQSENEYERARASARASVARLLAVGLTQKEIQAWQEDPDRHPHLAIRADRSGWMTEHLVEHGQAVNRYDRMGMIVNTDKLLVKGYVSPEDADFIDPEIDVTISLRKSENKQLKTKIHSIVPVLDEQNRSVVVNAFVTNPDSWLTPGRNVRMQIEGSTAEKVIHISKNGLLIFGDQPTVFVKVSDNKFEQRPIKIAQDTGSRTVVYSGLTAGEEIAVSQVFSLKALAKYTEEPE from the coding sequence ATGCGATTTTTAAAAATGATTAAATTGCTTTCTTTGGCTTTGCTCGTAACGATAATTTCGTGCGGTCAAAATGAAACAGCCGTAGAAAAAGAAGTTGAAACCCTGCCACCATCTATGCGGTCTGATGATGAGGGATTAATCAATTATGTAACGCTAACTAATGAACAGGCAGAAAACCTGAAAATAAAAACAGAGGTTGTTCAAAAATCATTTGCTGTTTATCCTATAAATGCTTCAGCTGTAGTTGAACCATCTCCCGATCACGTTAGCATAATAAGTGCGCCAATTGAAGGATTGATTGTAAAGATCTATGCTCATAAGGGAGACCCTGTTAAAAAAGGTCAGGTTTTACTTGAATTGGAAAGTCTGGAGTTTGCAGATTTAATTGCATCCTTAATACGTTCAAGCGCTGAAGAGAAATTCCGTAAAAATAATTTTCAACGTATGCAGTCGCTTTATGATCAAAAAATAAAATCACGCCGTGAACTTGAACAATCTGAAAATGAGTATGAAAGGGCTCGCGCATCAGCCCGGGCTTCTGTGGCACGCTTGCTTGCGGTGGGTCTTACACAAAAGGAAATACAAGCCTGGCAGGAGGATCCGGACCGACATCCACATCTGGCAATCCGCGCCGACCGTTCCGGTTGGATGACCGAACATCTTGTTGAACACGGTCAGGCTGTTAATCGTTATGACCGAATGGGGATGATTGTAAATACTGATAAATTACTGGTAAAAGGGTACGTATCTCCAGAAGATGCAGACTTTATCGATCCTGAAATCGATGTTACAATTAGCCTTCGTAAATCTGAAAACAAACAGCTAAAAACAAAAATTCATTCCATTGTTCCAGTATTAGATGAGCAAAATCGCTCAGTTGTTGTGAATGCTTTTGTAACAAATCCGGATTCCTGGCTTACACCGGGTAGAAATGTTCGTATGCAAATTGAAGGTTCAACAGCCGAAAAAGTTATCCATATCTCAAAAAACGGACTTTTAATATTTGGTGACCAACCGACTGTTTTTGTAAAAGTTTCAGATAATAAATTTGAACAGCGTCCCATTAAGATTGCTCAAGATACTGGCTCAAGAACTGTGGTTTATAGTGGATTAACTGCTGGTGAAGAAATTGCGGTGAGCCAGGTTTTCTCCCTAAAAGCATTAGCCAAATACACAGAAGAACCTGAATAA